Proteins encoded in a region of the Acidobacteriota bacterium genome:
- the nifS gene encoding cysteine desulfurase NifS produces MKQIYMDHNATTPLDREVLDAMMPYLTEHFGNPSSSTHIFGKIARDAVEEARGKVARLINARDADIVFTSGATESDNMAIKGVAWARREEGNHIITCKVEHKAVLDSCKWLEKEGFQVTYLPVDRYAMVDPDDVRKAITDKTVLVSIMHANSEVGTIEPIKEIGEITSERGVAFHCDAVQAVGKIPVDVENLKVDFLSISGHKIYGPKGVGALYIRKRVKMVPLMTGGGQERQRRSGTLNVPGIVGLGKACETAMRDMEKESRRLVALRTRLLEGIMNRIDHVYLNGHPENRIPNNLNLSFDYVEGEGLIMSLKNVAVSSGSACTSQTLEPSYVLRAMGIPDATAHSSVRFGLGKSNSEEDVDYVIDLLEKGVRRLRAISPLV; encoded by the coding sequence ATGAAACAGATATACATGGACCATAATGCGACAACGCCGCTGGACCGGGAAGTCCTCGATGCGATGATGCCATATCTGACTGAGCATTTTGGAAACCCATCGAGCTCTACGCATATCTTCGGGAAAATCGCAAGGGATGCCGTTGAAGAGGCGAGAGGGAAAGTCGCCAGGCTGATCAATGCAAGAGATGCGGATATTGTATTCACGAGCGGGGCTACGGAATCTGATAACATGGCCATCAAAGGAGTCGCCTGGGCCAGAAGGGAAGAAGGAAACCACATCATCACATGCAAGGTTGAACATAAGGCTGTCCTGGATTCCTGCAAATGGCTGGAGAAAGAAGGATTCCAGGTTACTTATCTTCCTGTCGATAGATATGCGATGGTGGATCCGGATGACGTCAGGAAAGCCATCACGGACAAGACTGTTCTCGTTTCCATAATGCATGCAAACAGTGAGGTAGGCACAATCGAGCCGATCAAGGAGATCGGTGAGATAACATCGGAGAGAGGAGTGGCATTTCACTGTGATGCCGTCCAGGCCGTGGGGAAGATCCCGGTGGACGTTGAAAATCTGAAGGTCGACTTCCTTTCCATATCTGGCCATAAGATCTATGGGCCTAAAGGGGTGGGAGCTCTCTACATCAGGAAAAGAGTCAAGATGGTTCCCCTAATGACGGGTGGGGGGCAAGAGAGGCAAAGACGTTCGGGAACCCTCAATGTTCCAGGGATAGTCGGGTTGGGGAAAGCCTGCGAGACTGCAATGAGAGATATGGAGAAAGAATCCAGAAGGCTAGTCGCCCTCAGGACCAGGCTTCTGGAAGGAATCATGAACCGGATCGACCATGTATATCTCAATGGCCATCCCGAGAATAGGATCCCCAATAACCTGAACCTCAGCTTTGATTATGTGGAAGGGGAAGGCTTGATCATGTCTCTCAAGAATGTGGCCGTGTCGAGCGGCTCGGCGTGCACATCTCAGACCCTGGAACCTTCCTATGTCCTGAGAGCCATGGGAATTCCTGATGCCACGGCGCACTCATCAGTAAGGTTTGGCCTGGGGAAATCCAATAGTGAGGAAGATGTAGATTACGTTATCGACCTTCTGGAAAAGGGAGTCAGAAGGTTGAGAGCCATCTCTCCTCTGGTCTGA
- the nifU gene encoding Fe-S cluster assembly scaffold protein NifU: protein MHGFSDYSDKVLDHYENPRNVGEIENPDASATVGNPACGDLMKMTFRIVDRVIVDVKFKTFGCGAAIATSSMATELIKGKTLEEVEELTDKAVAEALGGLPAIKMHCSVLAEDAVKAALEDYYKKHPEDRR, encoded by the coding sequence ATGCACGGTTTCAGTGATTACAGCGACAAGGTTCTAGATCATTACGAAAATCCAAGGAATGTCGGTGAGATAGAGAACCCAGATGCCTCCGCCACGGTGGGGAATCCTGCCTGCGGAGACCTCATGAAAATGACCTTTCGGATCGTCGACCGTGTAATCGTTGACGTAAAGTTCAAGACCTTCGGTTGCGGAGCCGCCATCGCAACAAGCTCCATGGCAACAGAGTTGATCAAGGGAAAGACCCTCGAGGAAGTGGAAGAGCTTACGGACAAAGCTGTGGCAGAGGCGCTTGGCGGGCTACCAGCGATCAAAATGCACTGCTCGGTTCTTGCCGAGGACGCCGTCAAAGCAGCGCTGGAGGACTACTACAAGAAACATCCGGAAGATAGAAGATGA